The Coccinella septempunctata chromosome 6, icCocSept1.1, whole genome shotgun sequence genome segment ttcgttcaaaaccttcccgggagaacataaaaaataagttataaagtcaatgtagagttaactttcgttaaaattgagattttcagaatgtgctttaatttttttgcgcagcgTACATAGTAAAGAGATATTTCGATTCGATTCGAATAATCTGTCGTGTTTTCAGACGAGACCGGTTCCGTTTTGGCCGCGCCGTTCATGAACCTGCCTTCGAAACGGAAGGCTCCGGAGCTGTATCAGTCCATCGGCGATCCCATAGACTTCGTCACCGTCGAACAGAACATAGCCAAGGGGGCTTACCGCTCGACCGATTCCTTCGACAACGACATGAACAGGGTGCTGCTGACCTTCACGAAATTCTTCGGTTGTTCCAGCGAGCACGGCATAGCCGCGATCCGTCTGAAGAAGGTCTACCAGGAAAGTAAACGGGAGAGTTCGTCCAAGTTCCAAGATTTGCTCGGCACAAAGCCTCCGGCCAATTTCGTTTCCAAGAGGGACAAAAGTGAGTATCGGGGAAGGAGATTGAGATTCATTGAGCTTTTGAAAGTTTTAGTACACGGGAAAATTTTTTTACAACCCATCTTTCCTAAGATTTATATGTCAACTGTTAATTGGGGGATTCTAAACTGTTTTTCGTCAAAATAAATCACAGGGTAGAGCCTTGAATGAGACCTTGGATTGGGGTGAATTCCTTATGAAAGTGCCTTTTCAATTTTCACTGTCctatgaaaaaatctttgattAATTTTAATCAAGTATGTTGGACAGTAAagtatgaaaatatttatagtaTTTTCTTCTTAATAGATGAAGAAGAAGACATAATTCGATGCATTTGTGGTATGTACCACGATGAGGGCCTAATGATACAGTGTGAGCGTTGTCTGGTGTGGCAACACTGCGAATGCGTCCGAGCGGATCCTGCAGCTCCCAGTTATCACTGCGAGATTTGCGTGCCCAGAGAAGTAGATTATGAGATACCCATGGATGAATTCACAGAACACGGCCACAGGTATGCTAAGTTTTGCACAATATCACAAAAAGTTATAAAGTAATTACTATTGAAGCTAAAAAATTATCGCACTTGTTTATGCAATTTTGATACTCTCTTATTTCTCAAGATCTCCATGATAATAGATATCATTTATGTAGATATTACATGACTTTGATGAGGGGGGACCTACAGTTGCGTCAGGGTGACACAGTTTACGTCTTGAGAGATATTGCCATTCCGGGAACTGAAAAAAAACACAACTACCAAACCATTGGAAAGATAGACTACAATGATTTGGATATATTTCGCATTGAAAGGCTCTGGAAGGATTCTAGTACCGGTCAAAGATACGCCTATGGCCATCATTACCTACGACCGCACGAAACCTATCACGAACCAACAAGAaagtaaatattttcaaaacgtaTCCCTTGAATAttgttcaaataataatgtgTCTTTCAGATTCTTCCAGAACGAAGTTATGCGGGTGCCTCTCTATGAAGCTGTTCCCGTTGAATTGATAATATCGCAGTGTTGGGTCTTGGACCTGAACACGTTCTGCAAGGGCCGGCCTATAGGCGCGGACGAAAAACACGTCTATATCTGCGAATATCGGGTGGACAAATCGGCAAGACTCTTCCACAAGGTGTCCAAAGCCAAGTTTCCAGTATGTACAAAGAGTTATGTCTTTGAGAGGTTCCCGGAAAGATTGAAAATAAGCAGGACTTACACACCTCATGAACTAGGCGATTCTTCTATCAAAACGAAATCTAGGAAAACTCAAGATGAAAAACATCTGAATGTGGTTGAATCAAGAGCTACTTCTGTTTCAGCTCCTAAAGTTAGAGTGAGTAAAACAAATTGAGCATAAATTTGATCATACGACCCAGAATTTTTGATAGCATCAACAAGTTTGGGTTCTGATGACATTAATTTACGCCCAGTGTTTACAAGTTTAGATAAATAGTATCAGAAGCAGCCTTTAATCGTTTGTGTTTCAGGATTTGAATGAGCAAAAGAGTAGACTGAATAATATCTTATTGAAATTGTTGAGTAAAATGCCTACTAAACAGGTCCTGGACGTTTCCTATTTACTAGAAGGAGGAAGGAGGAGgaagaataaaaattttaaaatgaacCAGTGAAacaaaagtgatattttgtacaTTATTCTGATGAGTTTTCAGGCGGAACAAGTTGAATTTCTAAAAACTAGTCATAGCTTGTTGAAAGTATTTATTATTAACAATAAttgtaattttaatttatttgttgACATATTTCGCGGCTATCTTTTTGAGGTCTTGTTTGATAAAACAACTGTTATGATTCTGTTAGTTTGGTAGACTATTGCTCCATTCATTTGTATACAAGTTTAATCTTACTttataaaaattaataaaaccTTGTGAATTTTTACATTCATCGCTACTTTGCCTTGTTAATAATTTAACCTTTGTTTTAGATATAAACCTATATTTATTTTCTCAATGCtgtatatattgaaatatagttttttcagGATCATTTATTATTGTATTAAGATCCATCTTGTTGAGCTTTTGTATcgtattttattgaattgaacacCCAATTTGATGAatacatatttattttgttttctatttttaacACTAATAATTTGCTTTCAATAATTGTAACATCACATCTTCATTTTTTACAAGATTATGACAACCATTAGGTCACAGTTTATAATTATAAATAAATGTATTTTTTGATCACGGTTGTtaaattcaattatattttcGATCTCTTTTTCTATTGAAGCTTTGAGATTTTCATGTGGCTTTTTCCGTTCATAATTCTCATGTTCATTCTGCAATATCCACCCTTCCTACCTATAGAATCTTGTGATGACATTCATGTTTggaatttcatttttgattctCAAGTAAATCAAACATAAGGTCATTACCGCTTATAACTTGATCACTGAGAACTATAATCTTAGCTCCTGTTAAGGCTTCTACGAAATTCAATGCTCCGATTTCTGCGTAAGTAACACCACCAATAACGTAAACCAACAAAGTTCTAGTTTGTAATGGATATCTCCTTTCGTTCCTTATTGTTAAATTACCCAATCCATCCAACTTAGTTCTGATTTCCTCTAGTGGTGTAGAGTTCAGTATGAAATTAGCTATTTGAGCCACTAAGGGTATGTATGTGCCTCGAAATACGTAACTGGGGCAAGTCGGATACTTGAAAtccaatttatttttattaggtgGTATCTGTTTCAGACGATTGGCAAACAAGTAAAATTGACTTGTAACCATACGAGGTAGCCACAAACTAGGAAATAAATTTCCAGCAATGGAGGATCTGCAGTCGGTAATAATACCTGCATTTATCAAGTTTTGTATAACGTAAGAGTATTTAAATCCAAAATTATGCAAAAATTTCTCCCAAAAAGAGCTGATTTCGCTTTCAGTTAGATTTTGTGTAATTAATATTAAACAGAAGAGCCTTAATGACAGTAATTTGTTATTCTCTATGGAAGTAGATTCCATTAAGAAACTGAAATTACtggattttgaaatattgtttatgATATTGAATTCACAGTCGCAGAGATTCTCAAATTTCCAACCTAAGCAATTAATTATAGTTTCTGCCGCAATCAAGTgattggaaataattttttttctagaatttgtTGGGCCCAGTTGATTTTGTACATACTTTTTTATCTCATCGATAGACATATCTTTAGAGTTGAGTTTCTCCATTTTCAATTCCTTGGTTAAATTACTTAACACCGATGTAACCTCGGTGAAATATTTATTCTTTGTCATGGCATATACAGGGTCCTGTTCAGTATCCATATTAATTAGAACTGGACCTTTTCTCATTACAGGATTGAAATGATCATCAATCTTCAGTTCATTTTCATTCTCCTTATGTTCACAGTGCCCAGCCCTAACATTGTATATCTCTTTTAATAGAGCAGAGTATATACCTGGAGTCAATAAGGCACTAGGATAATCTATATTTCTATCTAAAATAATCAATCCCCCGACTTCAGAGTCCATTTTATCACTGAATCCCTTATCTTCACACAACTGGTCAAACTGAgataaaataatatttgaatACTGACCTAATGCTATGACAAAGTTGGCTTTTCCCAAAACTAATAGTAATTGCCATAGACATTTTGAAAACATGGGAAGATAATTCATATTTTGACTTATAAACATAGAGCTAAAAGCTAAAGGACACTCTAGGCTCAGAATCCCACAATCTGTATGGATCGGCAACCATTGAAAAGAATGTAATCTAACAACGCAATCTCTGTTTGAATGCGAGAGACCATATTCTTCCaattctttttcaaaaatataggtACTTTGTGGCATTACCAACACATGAAACTTGTTAATGGGAGGATTATCAATGTCAACCGATGAgcgaatttgattgattgcacaTTTGAATgcagaaaattttgaataaattatgtagtaaACTGCTTTAGAATCAAACAATGGAGGGTTGTCgtccaatttgaaaatcttttctatTCCATTAGAtctgaaatttgagaaaaaagGAACTTGAGATGAAAAATTCGAGTACTGAAATTACCTTAGCCATTTAACTCCGCATATTTTTTCCAAAGGTTTAATTATAGTTGGCTCCAAAATCAAATATTTAGAGTTAACATTGAGGCcgaatatttttgaaaggaTAGATTTCGATAGTTCTTGAATAGAATATAACTTTTTATCCAACTCCATTTATTTTGttaccttagaacataaataagACAAGAGAAAAAACAACACATGAGAAAATATGTCATAAGTCATAACAAAGTGAAAGTGGTTAACCTTTGAAATGAGTGAAAGTGAACTACCGAAAACCACAAAAAGACTACCAGCAGAGACAGAGTACTGTCAAAGAGGTACGCAACTCTTGTCATCATGGTTGTCTTGTCACCGACTTTTATTGACATTGACAGTTGCTTTCGAAGTGGCGAAAGGTGACTGCGTGGAGCTTACTTTCATACAGCACTTTTCAAAATGAATATTCCTATATCACAAGAATACACTTCCAAAGCAGAAGATATAGCCGACCAAGTGAGTAAATTTGGTATACTGTAAATTCAGTTTAACTTTACCACTTTCTAAATAAAATACTCGGCCTTTGGAAAATTTTCCTAGGAAGTTGTTATTATGATTCTAACTAGTAAATGTTTGCATTTTTCCTATATATTCATCAGATTGACACGtttatcgaaaattttcaaCTCTCAATTCAAATAATAAGCTGTTCGATATCATATACTTTAATGAACAAATCATTATTTTCTTCACTTTATCAGCAATGCAAATCAACCATATGTGATcccattttgaatttcttcaggtgaTTAGAAAGCTCAAACATGTATTACCTACTGCAGCTCGATTATGTCTCATATCCACCTTCTTGGAAGATGGCATTCGAATGTGGGTACAATGGTCAGAACAAAGGGAGTATATGAATATGTCATGGGGCTGTGGATTCTTTCTAGCTACAATATTTGTATTAGTTAATCTCATTGGACAGCTTGGTGGGTGTGCTATGGTTATATTTCGTTACAAGGTAACCATTGCTTGTGGAGTACTATTTTTCATCGTAGTTTTACAGGTGAGTGGACTAAAGAATGTAACTGGAGTATGAGATTCAGTAACTTCAATTATGATTAGATAGATATAATTTCATATCATTTCCAGACTGTCGCCTACAGCATTCTTTGGGATTTTCAATTTCTCATGAGAAATTTGGCCTTAATTGGAGCGCTTCTATTGGTTCTAGCTGAAAGTAGAGGAGAAGCAAAAAGCCTTTTTGCAGGTGTTCCATCTTTAGGGGAGAATAAACCTAAAAATTATCTTCAACTTACTGGAAGAATACTCTTAGCATTCATGTTTATCACATTGATTAGATTTGAATTCACCTTTCTACAAGTGAGTAATAAatgtgaatttcaattgatattGAAAAAGTAGTTTTGATACCACTAATTTAATCTGTTTTTAGATTGTTTTAGATCTTTTAGGCTCAGCCCTGATGGTTTTAGTAACAGTAGGATATAAAACCAAACTGTCGGCCCTTATTTTAGTTATTCTTTtgacaacattgaatatttACCATAATGCATGGTGGAACATTCCTGATTATAAACCTCTGAGAGATTTTCTCAAGTATGATTTCTTCCAGGTAAATGAATACGGATTATTAtcaagtttttttgttttgaagGTACATAAGACtatagtaattttgttttccagaCTTTATCTGTAATTGGAGGCTTGCTGATGATTGTATACTTAGGTCCTGGTGGTGTTTCTATGGATGATTACAAAAAACGATGGTGAAAGGGCTCTATTTTTTATTGCTTCACAGAGCTCTGTTTCCATTTTGTGACTGACTTTTCTTATTGACAATGTACAGATTCTCTTTTAACTATCAACTTTAGTGTTCCACATCCTAATGTTgatcaaaaatatttgatgttttgaaGAAATAGTCCCGCcacaaaaatattcatcatattATAGAGTCTATTCTATTCAAATATACACATGGGAGAGTGATTGTAAATATTTACACTAAGCTTAAAATGAATATGTTTGTCTTTTTACATGATATTGGCAATCAATGGTTATTGAAAAGGCCATTGATTACCagctcaaaatgaaattttgttacagATTGAGTATTGGTTGAGTTgtgaattaataaaatatttttacatatCACAGTGTAGCATAAATTAATTTTGTTCATGGAGCATATGAATTGAAAACCTcttattagcttctccaaataCCTGAATTATGTAAGGGTGGTATACACCCTTATTCTAtcattaaatttgaatatttgaagattttttaTACTTCTGGGAATACCTAATCCCTATGTTACCCATGAAGACGGTAAAAATATTTCGTTCAGAGACCGTTGTCTCTGATTTCGGTCCTCAAACGAACAGTAACAAAAAGCactaaatttgaaaatgaatgtCGGAAAACTAATATAACTACATACACACATTTAGAATACAACAAGTAACAACTGTTGTTACACATCAACAAATACAAGTTTAGTTGTCTGTTTTCTGCAAACTGATAAAAATATTAACGATATTTTTCGTAACCACAGATTCACTAAAATTAATCTGTGACCATCAATCATCACAGAGAAATGATTTTTGAAAGCGAATTAAACATAGTGACCTGCTCCTATTGTTTCATGCGCACGATGTTCCTTTCGTGTCATTGCGCCACCACAGCCAActtaaaaattcgaaaatgtttcGAATCAAGCGGCGTCTTTTCGTTGAGTCTACGCGAAAACGATTTGTGAAGTGTTTTCTATCTCTCGGAATTTATTAATCGCCCTTAAAAGTAAGTAATGCAAAAAACAAATCCGAAAGCACGTTAAAACCACCCTATAGTCTGAAGTTCCTACCCGAAAATCAAATATCGAATTGAATTCTCGatttcagaaaatatgattTCATAATATGATTAACccgaacattttcatttcagacaGATTTTTGGATACTAAGGTGACCACAAGGTCGAAGAGAAAAAATGATTGAAGGGTCTTAGGTAACAGTCTTGTCCCTTCTAGggctgggctgctaagggatctccctgaaatcattttcaactttagCCATCGATGGACCAAGAGCGAAAAAGCAAGATATGAACGTCAATGTGAGTGAATTTCAAGTTTCGCTCAATGAActcttgaaaataatatttataaACCGGTTTTATCAATGTTAGTACATATACCTATTAAATGCTTAAATCATATAGATGTTCTATGAACATATATGAGTAACATTAGAGgaattctccatttttttttgctattcTTAAAACTGAAATTCTATATCACTATGTTCTCCTAACGTTCCGTCATGGATTACTCTTACTTTTTCAAAAGCAACACTGTATTTTACATTGCTTAGGTGTTTTGCCCAAACACCTTcagctattataataaaatagtCATTTTTCGATAAATCATTAATTATCATTGTTATGTGGAATTCCATTGGTAAAACCAGGGTTTATAATATGCACCAGTATACCTAATGGTATACTGCACCGTAATATAGAATTCCATTGGTAAATTAGCATTGGATCATTTGGAATCATTGGAGTTAGTTCAACTTATGCAGTCATTGCATTTGCTATTACTCAATCTTCAGATTTTAACTGTATCAGGCAACGTAGAAAAAACAAACTTAAAACCTTAGAAGGCAACATACCATATGATTGGTTCCCACATAATCAGTGTCCAATCATTTTGATCAGGTCAAGAAAATCTGAAAGAGCaaattgtttttttaatatGAAAAATCATTTGTAGATATTAATGAAATGTTATTGTTTAGATTAGCGCCCACCTCGTTGattttttcatccatttcaaTGAATCCAAATGTTGTCCACAATAGGTATCAATGTAGGTATTTGAGTTTTTAGTTAGTTTATTgcgaaaaataattcatctcTTGTTAGATTAACTTAAATTGTGCCACTGAAGGCAGTGAACTCCATAAAGAAATCCTTTATTGAATTCACTGTATTGAGagtatttgatgttctgtgaagGGTACCTTTCCATATCTGGGACAATGATAACTCAACTTTTTACATGCATTTATCATTTTTAGATATGTAATAACGTAATTTATGCATGGTCAGGTTCTTCTAGTGCCGAACGGTGAAAATATTACGATTTGACGGATATATGATTAATATTCGCTATTTTCATAAGAATACAAAAAAACCTTGTCTCCTACAAAATGTCTCCCGAAGTTGCTAATCTAAAAACGCTAAATCAGAGATAGTTGTTTAAGCAAACTTTTAAATTTAGTTTTGGAAGGTAGACCCTTCATACATTTAGGGTAGGTTTATGCTGGAAGGCAACTTATCCCATATTCCCTTTCTGACCTTTCGAAAAAgttaaaatttattgatttgaagaGTAGTTTATGCTGGTCCGTATATTTTTATACGGGGGTATTCTTGCAGTTTTACCAAAGAGTAGTTAATCTTTGATTCAACTTCCGCAAAACGCAAAACAATCCAATTTTCAAGTTTACTTGTTGAGGGGATTAGGAAATAAGTTACTGGACAGCGATGTTCCAACCCAACCACAATCTCTACAATGTCCACATAAAGAAAAAACTATAGTAGCTTGAGGTAGACAAAATGATCTTTCCTTCATAGAAAAAACCTTAAAACAGAACactaattataaaaaatataaatgaaaatcaatGAGATTAGAAccaaaaaatatatcaacaaATCATAAATTAATAGAGTAATTTGTGGATCAGCTGACTTTGACCATAGACAAATTTACTTTGACAGGACCGATGAGGCGCAAACTTGGACCCACAGATTACATAAAAGATCTTCTTAGTCAGAGACAACCTCTGTTCTCTGTTCTCTGTTCTTAGTTTTTGTACCAAAGATTCCTCTTTGCTTGTACATGGAGAGCACAGATGGAGAGTATCAGAG includes the following:
- the LOC123315399 gene encoding vacuolar protein sorting-associated protein 33B, yielding MELDKKLYSIQELSKSILSKIFGLNVNSKYLILEPTIIKPLEKICGVKWLRSNGIEKIFKLDDNPPLFDSKAVYYIIYSKFSAFKCAINQIRSSVDIDNPPINKFHVLVMPQSTYIFEKELEEYGLSHSNRDCVVRLHSFQWLPIHTDCGILSLECPLAFSSMFISQNMNYLPMFSKCLWQLLLVLGKANFVIALGQYSNIILSQFDQLCEDKGFSDKMDSEVGGLIILDRNIDYPSALLTPGIYSALLKEIYNVRAGHCEHKENENELKIDDHFNPVMRKGPVLINMDTEQDPVYAMTKNKYFTEVTSVLSNLTKELKMEKLNSKDMSIDEIKKYVQNQLGPTNSRKKIISNHLIAAETIINCLGWKFENLCDCEFNIINNISKSSNFSFLMESTSIENNKLLSLRLFCLILITQNLTESEISSFWEKFLHNFGFKYSYVIQNLINAGIITDCRSSIAGNLFPSLWLPRMVTSQFYLFANRLKQIPPNKNKLDFKYPTCPSYVFRGTYIPLVAQIANFILNSTPLEEIRTKLDGLGNLTIRNERRYPLQTRTLLVYVIGGVTYAEIGALNFVEALTGAKIIVLSDQVISGNDLMFDLLENQK
- the LOC123315407 gene encoding surfeit locus protein 4 homolog yields the protein MNIPISQEYTSKAEDIADQVIRKLKHVLPTAARLCLISTFLEDGIRMWVQWSEQREYMNMSWGCGFFLATIFVLVNLIGQLGGCAMVIFRYKVTIACGVLFFIVVLQTVAYSILWDFQFLMRNLALIGALLLVLAESRGEAKSLFAGVPSLGENKPKNYLQLTGRILLAFMFITLIRFEFTFLQIVLDLLGSALMVLVTVGYKTKLSALILVILLTTLNIYHNAWWNIPDYKPLRDFLKYDFFQTLSVIGGLLMIVYLGPGGVSMDDYKKRW